One window from the genome of Myxococcales bacterium encodes:
- a CDS encoding trypsin-like serine protease: MLAIGCLDAAPSERDGDEDADKIAGGRLAKPNEFPSVVAFIRKNYRGPDCTGTLIAPQTVLTAAHCVDLANPKNLLVATGSVDPFREASVDYEVDRILIHPSFDLSTFEGERFDVALVYLKEPAVDVPLMELNRADAAAGLGAKIVHAGFGAVLAEDAATAGALRTITQKAKGCDTVEDYMYADAPGSEAIDEVPDDKYVCHVERRDIGIRAGDSGGPGMIRKSRTRLVQVSVHHALAPTDGTPSYTYDVRLSAHMAWIDEHIDPPAEQ, translated from the coding sequence ATGTTGGCAATCGGTTGCTTGGATGCCGCGCCCTCGGAACGAGATGGCGATGAGGACGCGGACAAGATTGCTGGCGGCAGATTGGCCAAGCCAAATGAGTTTCCGAGCGTCGTTGCGTTCATTCGAAAGAACTATCGCGGCCCTGATTGCACGGGCACGCTGATCGCGCCACAAACCGTTTTAACGGCGGCGCATTGCGTTGACCTCGCGAATCCAAAAAATTTGCTAGTTGCGACCGGCAGCGTCGACCCGTTCCGAGAAGCCTCGGTGGACTACGAGGTTGACCGCATCCTGATTCATCCAAGCTTTGACCTTTCAACGTTCGAAGGCGAGCGCTTTGACGTGGCGCTGGTCTACCTCAAAGAGCCGGCCGTCGATGTGCCTTTGATGGAATTAAATCGCGCTGACGCCGCCGCAGGCCTGGGCGCCAAAATTGTCCATGCTGGCTTTGGCGCGGTGCTCGCGGAAGACGCCGCGACCGCGGGCGCGTTGCGGACGATTACCCAAAAGGCCAAGGGTTGTGACACCGTCGAAGATTACATGTACGCGGACGCCCCTGGCAGCGAAGCAATTGACGAAGTGCCCGACGACAAGTACGTCTGTCATGTTGAACGGAGAGATATCGGCATTCGCGCGGGCGATAGCGGCGGCCCCGGCATGATACGCAAGTCACGCACGCGGCTCGTCCAGGTTAGCGTTCATCATGCGCTTGCGCCGACCGATGGGACGCCTAGCTATACCTATGACGTGCGGCTCTCGGCACACATGGCGTGGATCGACGAGCACATCGACCCGCCCGCCGAACAATAA
- a CDS encoding SET domain-containing protein-lysine N-methyltransferase — MPGLEALRIQPSNIHGYGMVTLRAFKKGEVLVYGDGVLYRDHDEFDDTYALILPGYEATAAGEEGPPLYYDLVDQTRWINHSCDPNTEIDSSWTAETKTIRAWWLATRDIAAGEELTYDYAFAGAVAERCYCGSPQCRGVIVDPSPEELAEVPAALRAFLAPQFR, encoded by the coding sequence ATGCCTGGATTAGAAGCCCTCCGTATCCAACCGTCCAACATCCATGGCTACGGCATGGTGACGCTGCGCGCGTTTAAAAAAGGTGAGGTCCTCGTGTATGGCGACGGCGTCTTGTATCGCGACCACGACGAATTCGACGACACCTATGCCTTGATCCTGCCCGGTTACGAAGCCACGGCTGCCGGCGAGGAAGGCCCGCCGCTCTACTACGATCTCGTCGACCAGACGCGATGGATCAATCACTCTTGCGATCCCAACACCGAAATCGATTCTTCATGGACCGCAGAAACGAAAACCATTCGCGCGTGGTGGCTTGCCACCCGCGACATCGCCGCGGGCGAAGAGTTGACGTATGACTATGCGTTCGCGGGCGCCGTCGCCGAACGCTGCTATTGCGGCAGCCCTCAGTGCCGAGGCGTCATCGTCGATCCATCGCCCGAGGAGCTAGCCGAAGTTCCTGCCGCCCTGCGGGCGTTTCTCGCGCCGCAATTTCGTTAG
- a CDS encoding DUF2807 domain-containing protein, translated as MKHVLIAVALCAHSVAACDMVTGNGVAKTEARDVANFSAIELAGSIEAQVAFGEAFTVTVSGDENLVPLVRTTVVGGALQISTQGSYRTKLPLRVSIVMPALSALEITGSGRAVVQNVRAKALKIQLSGSGHLEISGAADAVSLVISGSGDVSGRGFTAANADVAISGSGTVEIAATTRLVANISGSGSLRYRGPVNDVASTVTGSGSVTRLD; from the coding sequence ATGAAGCATGTACTCATTGCCGTTGCGCTTTGCGCCCATTCTGTAGCGGCGTGCGACATGGTTACGGGCAATGGCGTTGCCAAGACCGAAGCACGTGACGTCGCCAATTTCTCAGCGATTGAGCTGGCGGGCTCCATCGAGGCCCAGGTTGCGTTTGGCGAGGCTTTTACGGTGACGGTTAGCGGCGACGAAAACCTCGTGCCCTTGGTGCGCACCACCGTCGTAGGCGGCGCCTTGCAGATTTCGACCCAAGGCAGCTACCGCACCAAGCTGCCGCTGCGCGTCAGCATTGTCATGCCCGCGCTCTCGGCACTTGAGATTACGGGATCGGGACGCGCCGTCGTGCAGAACGTGCGGGCGAAGGCGCTCAAGATTCAGCTGTCTGGCTCAGGGCATCTTGAAATTTCCGGCGCAGCGGATGCTGTGAGCCTTGTTATCTCTGGCTCTGGGGATGTTAGTGGTCGAGGCTTTACCGCCGCCAACGCCGACGTTGCGATTAGCGGCTCTGGCACCGTAGAGATTGCCGCCACGACGCGTTTGGTCGCGAACATCAGCGGCTCTGGCTCGCTTCGCTATCGGGGGCCAGTTAACGACGTCGCCTCGACTGTGACTGGATCGGGCAGCGTCACACGGCTTGACTAG
- a CDS encoding 6-phosphofructokinase: MSKRIGILTGGGDCPGLNGVIRAATLNARMTYGYEVVGIRNGFEGLYEEQYVELNERIVAQLLPRGGTMLGSSNRANPFAYPVKLPDGRIEIHDVSKKCLESLESLALEGLIVVGGDGTMSFANKFIAQGAKIVGVPKTIDNDLEATDTTVGFQTAVEVVVEALERLHTTAESHQRIIVVEVMGRYAGWIALTAGVAGAAHVVLIPEIEYDIEKVIASCQQRQARGITYSIVVVAEGAKPKGGGLSVVTAGDATKQEKLGGAAESLAAKLAAGSEFEVRTVVLGHVQRGGSPCAFDRELATRFGVKAVDLVAQGKFGTVAAIENGTLVAKPIEKAIAKLKLVNPNGELVRTARAVGIELG, from the coding sequence ATGAGCAAACGGATTGGCATCCTGACGGGCGGCGGTGATTGCCCGGGCCTCAACGGCGTGATTCGCGCCGCGACGCTCAATGCGCGCATGACCTACGGCTACGAAGTGGTCGGCATTCGCAATGGCTTTGAGGGGCTCTACGAGGAACAGTATGTCGAGCTCAATGAGCGCATTGTCGCGCAGCTCTTGCCGCGCGGCGGCACCATGCTGGGGTCGTCTAATCGCGCCAATCCCTTCGCCTATCCCGTGAAGTTGCCTGATGGGCGCATCGAGATTCACGACGTTTCGAAAAAGTGTCTGGAGAGCCTAGAGAGCCTGGCGCTGGAGGGCCTGATCGTGGTTGGCGGCGATGGCACGATGTCGTTTGCCAACAAATTTATCGCCCAGGGCGCCAAGATCGTCGGCGTGCCCAAGACCATCGACAATGATCTTGAGGCAACCGATACCACGGTCGGCTTTCAGACCGCGGTGGAAGTCGTGGTCGAGGCGCTCGAGCGCCTGCACACCACCGCCGAGAGCCACCAGCGAATTATAGTTGTCGAGGTGATGGGGCGGTATGCGGGGTGGATCGCGCTGACCGCGGGCGTCGCGGGCGCGGCGCATGTCGTGCTCATCCCCGAGATCGAATACGACATCGAGAAGGTCATCGCGTCGTGTCAGCAGCGGCAGGCGCGCGGCATCACGTATAGCATTGTGGTGGTGGCCGAGGGCGCCAAGCCCAAAGGCGGCGGGCTGTCGGTGGTGACGGCAGGCGATGCGACCAAACAAGAGAAACTCGGTGGCGCGGCGGAGTCGCTGGCCGCCAAGCTTGCCGCGGGCAGCGAATTCGAAGTGCGCACCGTGGTGCTTGGCCACGTGCAACGCGGTGGCAGCCCGTGCGCTTTTGATCGCGAACTCGCCACGCGCTTTGGCGTCAAGGCGGTCGACCTCGTCGCACAAGGCAAGTTCGGCACCGTCGCCGCCATCGAAAATGGCACGCTGGTCGCCAAGCCGATCGAAAAAGCGATTGCCAAGCTAAAGCTCGTTAACCCAAACGGCGAGCTCGTACGCACCGCGCGCGCGGTCGGCATCGAGCTCGGTTAG
- a CDS encoding ABC transporter ATP-binding protein: MSRDTPAGDVFAASNAPPDAALLRQLVPFIRPHARLLFLNWLLVPLTVAFELAQPYIVKLAFVDHIAAGKPEGLARLLMLFAALVVLQGISSYFEQWTVQLLGQRTMHDLRLAAYDHIMRQRASFFDRVAVGRLTTRITSDIENINEMFAQGVVTIFADTVRMIGILVIMFTIDFRLSLVVLATFPFLYWVVAYARNAMRGSFRAIRQRIAAMNGHAYEHLAGIRIVQTLGRGPAATAEFDVLNAGHRDAYLDSIRADSVMYAVVEMIGVLAIAAVGVWIALALRVDHSTIATVGVVILFIEYCGKFFMPIRDLSAKYTVLQSATAALERLRQLLTHHEPDAPVIAAPAPAQTPPEPGAHIEFSHVGFGYRDGEPILRDVSLTVAPKQTIAIVGATGSGKSTIIKLLTRLYECDAGHIYLGGRDITSIAGGDLRRRISVISQDAFFIAGTLRENIALGADIADDAIAAALATLGAQALFAARGLSLDSPIDERGGNLSAGERQIVAFARALVRQSDVLVLDEATAHIDPEAEQAIERGLAALARQQTSIIIAHRLSTIARADLVLVMQRGEIVERGTYDELVAAGGAFAALQRSFAAKTVSLPAPA, from the coding sequence ATGAGTCGCGACACCCCCGCCGGCGACGTGTTCGCGGCCAGCAATGCCCCACCGGATGCGGCGCTGCTGCGCCAGCTGGTGCCGTTTATCCGGCCCCACGCCCGCCTCCTATTTCTCAACTGGCTGCTGGTGCCGCTCACCGTCGCCTTCGAGCTCGCGCAGCCCTACATCGTCAAGCTGGCGTTTGTCGACCATATTGCCGCAGGCAAGCCTGAGGGGCTGGCGCGCCTGCTCATGCTGTTTGCCGCCCTCGTGGTGCTGCAGGGCATCAGCTCGTATTTCGAGCAATGGACGGTCCAGCTGCTCGGCCAGCGCACCATGCACGATCTGCGGCTCGCCGCCTACGACCACATCATGCGGCAGCGCGCCTCGTTTTTCGATCGCGTCGCGGTCGGGCGCCTGACCACCCGCATCACCAGCGACATCGAGAACATCAACGAGATGTTCGCCCAAGGCGTGGTCACGATCTTCGCCGACACCGTGCGCATGATCGGCATCCTGGTCATCATGTTTACGATCGATTTCCGCCTGAGCCTGGTCGTGCTCGCGACGTTTCCTTTTCTGTATTGGGTCGTGGCTTATGCGCGCAACGCGATGCGCGGCTCCTTTCGCGCGATCCGGCAACGCATCGCCGCGATGAATGGGCATGCCTACGAGCACCTCGCCGGCATTCGCATCGTGCAGACCTTGGGCCGGGGGCCCGCCGCCACCGCCGAATTTGACGTTCTCAATGCCGGCCATCGCGATGCCTACCTCGACTCGATCCGCGCCGACTCGGTGATGTATGCCGTGGTCGAAATGATCGGCGTGCTGGCGATCGCCGCCGTCGGCGTGTGGATCGCGCTGGCGCTGCGCGTCGACCATTCCACCATCGCCACCGTCGGCGTGGTGATCCTGTTTATCGAGTATTGCGGCAAGTTCTTTATGCCCATCCGCGACCTCTCGGCCAAGTACACCGTCTTGCAGAGCGCCACCGCCGCGCTCGAGCGCCTGCGCCAATTGCTCACCCACCACGAGCCCGATGCGCCGGTCATCGCCGCGCCCGCGCCCGCCCAAACGCCTCCCGAGCCCGGCGCCCACATCGAATTTAGCCACGTCGGGTTTGGCTACCGCGACGGTGAGCCCATCTTGCGCGACGTCAGCCTCACGGTGGCGCCCAAGCAGACCATCGCGATCGTCGGGGCCACTGGCAGCGGCAAGTCGACGATTATCAAGCTGCTGACCCGCCTTTACGAATGCGACGCCGGCCACATCTACCTCGGCGGGCGGGATATCACGTCGATCGCGGGTGGCGACCTACGCCGCCGCATCTCGGTGATTTCGCAAGATGCGTTCTTTATCGCGGGGACGTTGCGCGAAAACATCGCGCTAGGCGCCGACATCGCGGACGACGCCATCGCCGCCGCGCTCGCGACCCTTGGCGCCCAAGCCTTATTCGCGGCGCGAGGGCTGTCGCTCGATTCACCTATTGACGAGCGCGGCGGCAATCTCTCCGCGGGCGAACGCCAAATCGTCGCCTTCGCCAGGGCCTTGGTGCGCCAAAGCGACGTGCTCGTGCTCGACGAGGCAACCGCCCACATCGACCCCGAGGCCGAGCAGGCGATTGAACGCGGGCTCGCGGCCTTGGCGCGGCAGCAAACCAGCATCATCATCGCCCACCGCCTAAGCACCATCGCGCGCGCCGACCTGGTGCTCGTCATGCAACGCGGCGAGATCGTCGAGCGCGGCACCTACGACGAGCTGGTCGCGGCCGGCGGCGCCTTTGCGGCGCTGCAGCGGTCGTTTGCCGCCAAAACGGTTTCATTGCCCGCGCCCGCATGA
- a CDS encoding response regulator, whose protein sequence is MSALLRALELMSDGVLVVEAAEPHVWMNLAARRIFGVEPQTAVTTTVLKERFSFYPQELVASAGEIREEVAINGVRFESVVTPFQGAVVSRTSEAAARAATDADVVRAPSTDGTIDGAIIVLRAIDTSVRAIERKRAEVASELAHDLRSPLTSIAGAIELVTSGYAGELSPKQLQYLDMAKIAANKMTQLLDTLSEQTRTPPAQITLVPIAMDLAHLAKDVVSRFRDVAANKEVRVDVELAAHSLPIHGDPGQLSQVLGNLLSNAIKFAPRGGRISIDVFGPPVVADAVGVSVANAGEPIPAAERERIFETGAAARRVAGTGLGLGISRAIVEAHGGRIWVDSSESGTKFILTLPARPTKAQASLATHVQAGAETARVLIVDDDRHRAYLTKGMLMAAGHKVDVAHDAESALATARHERHALIIVAAMVDSATALISTFDHDPDTRKSAILAIVDGPTGGDMLLAGAKDILQLPLRPTEFRETCERLLRESAQAEAPRILIVDDDDAARAICREVLSSHGYAVRDVAKPELAIAEARRFRPDVILLDVIMPGIDGFGLAERIHADPVLSLTTLVFVSARSETADKVRAFRFGAEDYIVKPFDAAELTARVGKCIERKTREIGASPTTQLPGADAIEAEVDRRLTDTTRQTVCCYLDLDNLKAYNDYYGYAKADGVIRQTADLIRDMVSRHGSPGDFVGHIAGDDFVFLCDAARADELCIAICERFDHVIPLYYNKEDRARGYIETKDRWGVMRKFQTISVSIAAVSLSAVDSFANLATAAATGKSIAKAINGSAYVRDGEPLLAHRRPTAQ, encoded by the coding sequence GTGAGCGCGTTGCTCCGTGCCCTAGAGCTGATGTCCGACGGCGTTTTGGTCGTCGAGGCGGCAGAGCCGCACGTTTGGATGAACCTTGCCGCGCGGCGCATCTTTGGCGTCGAGCCGCAGACCGCGGTCACGACCACGGTGCTCAAGGAGCGTTTTAGCTTCTATCCGCAAGAGCTCGTGGCCTCGGCCGGCGAGATCCGGGAAGAGGTTGCCATCAATGGCGTGCGCTTTGAATCGGTCGTCACGCCATTTCAAGGCGCGGTCGTCTCGCGGACGAGTGAAGCGGCCGCGCGCGCCGCCACCGATGCCGACGTGGTGCGCGCGCCTTCAACCGACGGCACCATCGATGGCGCCATCATCGTCTTGCGCGCCATCGATACCTCGGTGCGTGCCATCGAACGCAAGCGTGCCGAGGTCGCCTCGGAGCTCGCCCACGACCTGCGCTCGCCGCTAACTTCGATCGCCGGTGCCATCGAACTCGTCACCTCGGGCTATGCCGGCGAGCTCTCGCCCAAGCAATTACAATACCTCGATATGGCGAAGATTGCCGCCAACAAGATGACGCAGCTGCTCGACACGTTGTCCGAACAGACGCGCACGCCGCCGGCCCAAATCACGCTGGTGCCGATCGCGATGGACCTCGCGCACCTGGCAAAAGACGTGGTCAGCCGGTTCCGCGACGTTGCCGCCAACAAAGAGGTGCGCGTCGATGTCGAGCTTGCGGCGCATTCGCTGCCGATTCACGGCGATCCGGGCCAGTTGTCGCAAGTGCTGGGGAATCTGCTATCTAACGCGATCAAGTTCGCGCCGCGCGGCGGCCGCATTAGCATTGATGTGTTTGGACCGCCCGTGGTCGCCGATGCCGTCGGCGTTTCGGTGGCCAACGCGGGTGAACCCATTCCCGCCGCCGAGCGCGAACGCATCTTCGAAACCGGCGCCGCCGCCCGCCGCGTCGCCGGCACGGGCCTGGGCCTCGGCATCTCGCGCGCCATCGTCGAAGCCCACGGCGGGCGAATCTGGGTCGACTCGAGCGAAAGCGGCACCAAGTTTATTCTCACCCTGCCGGCGCGCCCGACCAAGGCGCAAGCCTCGCTCGCCACGCATGTCCAGGCAGGCGCCGAAACCGCGCGCGTGCTCATCGTCGACGATGATCGCCACCGCGCCTATCTCACCAAGGGCATGCTCATGGCGGCGGGGCACAAGGTCGACGTCGCGCACGATGCGGAATCGGCGCTGGCCACGGCCCGTCATGAACGCCACGCCCTGATCATCGTCGCCGCCATGGTCGACAGCGCCACCGCGTTAATCTCAACGTTCGATCACGACCCGGACACGCGCAAATCGGCAATTCTCGCCATCGTCGATGGGCCCACGGGTGGCGACATGTTGCTTGCGGGCGCCAAGGACATCTTGCAGCTGCCGTTGCGACCGACCGAGTTTCGCGAGACGTGCGAACGCTTGCTACGCGAATCGGCGCAGGCCGAGGCGCCGCGCATTCTCATCGTCGACGACGACGACGCCGCACGCGCGATCTGCCGCGAGGTGCTGTCTAGCCACGGCTACGCGGTGCGCGACGTCGCCAAGCCCGAGCTGGCAATTGCCGAGGCGCGGCGCTTCCGCCCCGACGTCATCCTGCTCGACGTCATCATGCCGGGCATTGACGGCTTTGGCCTCGCCGAGCGCATCCACGCCGATCCGGTGCTCAGCCTCACCACGTTGGTGTTTGTCTCCGCGCGCAGCGAAACCGCCGACAAGGTGCGGGCCTTTCGCTTCGGCGCCGAGGACTATATCGTTAAGCCGTTCGACGCCGCCGAGCTCACCGCACGCGTCGGCAAATGCATCGAGCGCAAGACGCGCGAGATTGGCGCCTCGCCCACCACGCAACTCCCGGGCGCCGACGCGATCGAGGCCGAGGTCGACCGCCGACTCACCGACACCACGCGCCAAACCGTGTGTTGCTATCTCGATCTCGACAACTTAAAGGCCTACAACGACTATTACGGCTACGCCAAGGCCGACGGCGTCATCCGCCAGACCGCCGACCTCATTCGCGACATGGTCTCGCGCCATGGCAGCCCCGGCGATTTCGTCGGCCACATCGCCGGCGACGATTTTGTTTTTCTCTGCGACGCCGCGCGCGCTGATGAGTTATGCATCGCCATCTGCGAGCGCTTCGATCACGTCATCCCGCTCTACTACAACAAAGAAGATCGCGCCCGCGGCTACATCGAAACCAAAGACCGCTGGGGCGTCATGCGCAAGTTCCAAACCATAAGCGTGTCGATCGCCGCCGTCTCGCTCTCCGCCGTGGATTCCTTCGCCAACCTCGCCACCGCCGCCGCCACCGGCAAGTCGATTGCAAAAGCGATTAACGGCTCTGCCTACGTCCGCGATGGCGAGCCGCTCCTGGCACACCGCCGCCCGACCGCGCAGTAG
- a CDS encoding ABC transporter ATP-binding protein, with amino-acid sequence MSARSPWTYIVPHRWAFISGTALLLATNALYLGIPLALGRMVEALRAGQADAVATHCLWLSAYAIATAITRIGSRLLIFNAARAAEYDLRGELFSHLLTLEPAYYRGGTGEAMTALSSDMQTVRALWGAGVLNVANTIFAFATVLIMMVRIDPWLTLLSIIPYPAIVLVGRAFGKHIFRASQATQKKLAQLANALQEDFGGIAVLRSYGAGPHRRAAVAQCSEDLRHANMRLARIRGTLGPTLAALGSLGTLAVLWYGGLKAIEGKLSVGDLVEFSALLARLVWPTLALGWMLSLWQRGQASWLRIEAMLRRLPKTAALAANAPAPTGAAEVTPDSARHADAVAIDHLTVTINGHALLTDVTLHAARGEIIAIVGPTGSGKSTLCDAICGLIELPSQRVFVLGTDMTSAAALATRRAIGYAQQDAFLFSTTVGDNIAFGLGRGSALAGHSLQELDQLDPRTTAMAQSALADPENVTAIEAAAHAAGLTPDLAAMPQGLRTVVGERGITLSGGQRQRVALARALIRKPSLLILDDSLSSVDAKTEASILEALDAWVANTTTILVSHRPNVIARAHRVYVLDRGKVAEVGTPQALLAQGGLFFSLYGPHVSAQEPS; translated from the coding sequence GTGTCTGCCCGTTCACCTTGGACATACATCGTGCCGCATCGGTGGGCGTTCATATCGGGCACGGCGCTGCTGCTGGCCACCAACGCCCTCTATCTTGGCATCCCGTTGGCCCTGGGCCGCATGGTCGAGGCGCTGCGTGCCGGCCAGGCGGACGCCGTCGCCACCCACTGTCTCTGGCTCTCGGCCTACGCGATCGCCACCGCCATCACACGAATCGGGTCGCGGCTCTTGATTTTCAACGCCGCGCGGGCGGCGGAATACGATCTGCGGGGCGAATTATTTTCGCACCTGCTAACACTGGAGCCCGCGTACTATCGCGGCGGCACCGGCGAAGCCATGACGGCGCTCTCGAGCGACATGCAGACCGTGCGGGCGCTGTGGGGCGCGGGCGTCTTGAACGTCGCCAATACGATCTTTGCCTTTGCCACGGTGCTCATCATGATGGTGCGCATCGATCCGTGGCTGACGCTGCTCAGCATCATCCCCTACCCGGCCATCGTGTTGGTAGGACGCGCCTTTGGCAAGCATATTTTTCGCGCCTCTCAGGCAACCCAGAAAAAACTGGCGCAGCTCGCCAATGCGCTGCAGGAAGACTTCGGTGGCATTGCGGTGCTGCGCTCCTATGGCGCGGGGCCGCATCGGCGCGCGGCGGTCGCGCAATGCTCGGAAGACCTTCGCCACGCCAATATGCGGCTCGCGCGCATCCGCGGCACGTTGGGGCCAACGCTTGCCGCCTTGGGATCCCTCGGCACGTTGGCGGTGTTGTGGTACGGCGGCCTCAAGGCCATCGAGGGCAAGCTGAGCGTGGGCGATCTCGTCGAGTTCTCGGCGCTGCTGGCGCGCCTGGTATGGCCGACGCTAGCGCTTGGGTGGATGCTTTCGCTGTGGCAACGCGGCCAGGCGAGTTGGCTTCGCATCGAGGCGATGTTGCGTCGTCTGCCCAAGACTGCGGCGCTTGCGGCCAACGCGCCGGCGCCAACTGGGGCCGCCGAGGTGACGCCTGATAGTGCGCGCCATGCGGACGCGGTTGCGATCGATCACCTAACCGTCACCATCAACGGTCATGCCCTACTCACCGACGTCACGCTGCATGCGGCACGCGGCGAAATCATCGCCATTGTTGGCCCCACCGGCAGCGGCAAGAGTACCCTGTGCGACGCGATTTGCGGCCTGATTGAGCTGCCAAGCCAGCGCGTCTTTGTGCTGGGCACCGACATGACCTCCGCGGCCGCACTCGCTACCCGCCGTGCCATTGGCTACGCGCAGCAAGATGCCTTTTTATTCTCGACCACCGTCGGCGACAACATTGCGTTTGGGCTGGGGCGCGGCTCGGCGCTCGCGGGGCATTCGCTGCAGGAGCTCGACCAGCTCGACCCCCGCACCACCGCCATGGCGCAAAGCGCGCTCGCCGATCCGGAAAATGTCACGGCGATCGAGGCCGCGGCGCATGCGGCCGGCCTCACGCCCGATCTTGCGGCGATGCCACAGGGCCTGCGGACCGTCGTCGGCGAGCGCGGCATCACGCTTTCGGGCGGTCAACGCCAACGCGTCGCCTTGGCGCGCGCCCTGATTCGCAAGCCTAGCCTGCTCATCTTGGACGATTCGCTGTCGTCGGTCGATGCCAAGACCGAAGCGTCGATCTTGGAGGCCCTCGACGCCTGGGTGGCGAACACCACCACCATCTTGGTTTCGCATCGGCCCAACGTCATCGCCCGCGCGCACCGCGTTTATGTGCTCGATCGCGGCAAGGTCGCTGAGGTCGGCACGCCGCAAGCGTTGCTCGCGCAAGGCGGCCTATTTTTTTCGCTGTATGGCCCGCATGTCAGCGCCCAGGAGCCGTCATGA